The genomic segment GGTCGAAATTAAGTTTAAATTCATCGCCCCGGTTAAATTCGATGAAATTCTGAAGATAAACGTCGGTGCGGAGGATATAGGCAAAACCTCATTTAAAATTCGCTATTCTATTGAGGTTGAAGAAAAAAATGTTTGTGAGGGATATACTCAACATGTCTGTGTAGATCTCGATTCGGGTAAACCGAAGAAAATTCCGGAGCAGCTGAAAAATATGTTTGAACGCGTGCTGGTCGAGGAGAGTTCTTGAACCATCAGGTAACTCTGATCGAGGGGGATGGCATAGGTCCGGAGGTGATCGCTTCAGCTGTGAAAACAGTTGAATCAGCTGGAGTAGATATCACCTGGAATAAAGCGATTGCCGGTGAGAAGGCAATCGAAAAATTCAATGAAGCCATACCCCAAGAAACGATCGACACTATCAAAAAAACCAAAGTCGCCCTGAAAGGACCTGTCGCCACCCCTATAGGTGAAGGATTCCGCTCCGCAAACGTCACCCTGAGACAGAAACTGATCCTTTACGCATGCACCCGCCCGGTGGTCAACCTCCCCGGCATAGAGACCCGGTTCTCTAATGTAGACCTTGTAGTAATAAGGGAGAACACCGAAGGACTCTATTCCGGGTTGGAACATCAAATCCTGCCGGGAGTTGTGACGAGCTTGAAAGTCATATCACGTGAGGCGTGCCGCCGAATCGCTCAATATGCGTTTGACTACTGCATCCGGAACGACAGAAAAAAAGTCCTTGCAGTCCATAAAGCGTCTGTCATGA from the Candidatus Neomarinimicrobiota bacterium genome contains:
- a CDS encoding acyl-CoA thioesterase — encoded protein: MKYPYQFEFRVAFRDVDLHGVLHHSNYLYYCERSRIELLRSEDLNYNRVMEMGIALMLVEIKFKFIAPVKFDEILKINVGAEDIGKTSFKIRYSIEVEEKNVCEGYTQHVCVDLDSGKPKKIPEQLKNMFERVLVEESS
- a CDS encoding isocitrate/isopropylmalate dehydrogenase family protein → MNHQVTLIEGDGIGPEVIASAVKTVESAGVDITWNKAIAGEKAIEKFNEAIPQETIDTIKKTKVALKGPVATPIGEGFRSANVTLRQKLILYACTRPVVNLPGIETRFSNVDLVVIRENTEGLYSGLEHQILPGVVTSLKVISREACRRIAQYAFDYCIRNDRKKVLAVHKASVMKKSDGLFLEEVRKAAENFPQIKYDEIAIDKLSMRLVTEPSEFDVLVMGNLYGDIISDLSSGLIGGLGVVPGANIGEEYAVFEPVHGTAPAIAGRGIANPLASILSAVLMLDHLGEPKAAGKIRSAVQSVLEEGSVKTGDLGGKAGTEEFTDAIIAEL